Proteins from one Chitinophaga oryzae genomic window:
- a CDS encoding DUF1266 domain-containing protein, whose amino-acid sequence MKPLLQNHPRDLNFPVRPQWRQYEKYRRQQPVLYAIATLLVTFALLDFFFLIMLVQKLVKDPAPLTGAQWTAIIGFIALVSLFFVVARYIGTLPLREQQRYYQVNGITWLSEEKRQALRLELVDIYKGGYWSETLEYYPLAALQGPGKYHTFTPADANLYKKDLDQSWGILTTDNYRKVAQQLLTKGYHAEPFAMTVSLRNESREVSTRLAALTGLPESYIFSCVEHRPGGRPPKLIWGYECWRLIVISRDAYMAGHITAEEAWKNILQAADYVYELFDDFTDFCNNYRLGNAFWSNSFEVTNERTVAYEKYLAQCDWPMKHLPWPAAKGIQLPEAMATGFATELAIAKSLQQQPGGLN is encoded by the coding sequence ATGAAACCGTTGTTACAGAATCACCCGCGTGACCTGAATTTTCCTGTCCGGCCCCAATGGCGCCAGTATGAAAAATACCGCAGGCAACAGCCTGTATTGTATGCCATCGCTACGCTGCTGGTCACTTTCGCCCTCCTTGATTTCTTTTTCCTGATTATGTTGGTACAAAAGCTGGTGAAAGACCCCGCGCCACTCACCGGCGCCCAGTGGACCGCCATTATCGGTTTTATAGCACTGGTCAGCCTTTTTTTCGTCGTGGCGCGGTACATCGGCACGCTGCCCCTGCGGGAACAACAACGTTATTACCAGGTGAACGGAATTACCTGGTTGAGTGAAGAGAAACGACAGGCTTTGCGGCTGGAGCTGGTAGACATCTATAAAGGCGGCTACTGGAGCGAAACGCTGGAATACTACCCCCTGGCGGCTTTACAAGGACCCGGTAAATACCATACCTTCACACCCGCCGACGCCAATCTCTATAAAAAAGACCTTGATCAGAGCTGGGGCATCCTCACTACGGACAACTACCGGAAGGTAGCTCAGCAACTGCTGACAAAAGGTTACCACGCAGAGCCCTTTGCCATGACCGTATCGCTGCGGAATGAAAGCCGCGAAGTCAGCACCCGCCTGGCGGCGCTGACCGGCCTGCCGGAATCCTACATATTTTCCTGTGTCGAACACAGACCTGGCGGCCGTCCGCCTAAGCTGATATGGGGGTATGAATGCTGGCGGCTGATTGTGATCTCCCGGGATGCCTATATGGCGGGACACATCACAGCGGAAGAGGCCTGGAAAAACATACTGCAGGCGGCAGACTACGTATATGAACTGTTTGACGACTTTACAGACTTCTGTAACAACTATCGCTTAGGAAACGCCTTTTGGAGCAATTCTTTTGAAGTGACCAACGAGCGGACGGTAGCCTATGAAAAATACCTGGCGCAATGCGACTGGCCGATGAAACACCTGCCATGGCCTGCTGCTAAAGGAATACAGCTGCCGGAAGCCATGGCCACCGGTTTTGCCACAGAACTGGCCATCGCCAAAAGCCTGCAACAGCAACCCGGCGGGCTCAACTGA
- a CDS encoding TCR/Tet family MFS transporter, with protein sequence MHTTSKKAAISFIFITLLIDVMGWGLIIPVMADLIAQLKHIPVNEASTYGALLLSVFAITQFLFAPVIGNLSDRYGRRPVLLLSLLGFGIDYIILALAPHYGWLFIGRVIAGITGASFTTATAYIADVSTDETSKAKNFGLIGAAFGLGFVLGPALGALLATWGIRAPFYAAAALCLLNCLYGYFLLPESLAKENRRPFEWKRANPFGSLKFLTHHPEIGGLAFSFFLIYLGSQAVQGNWNFFTIYRFNWSEKMVGISLAVVGVLVGAVQAGLTRVINPKIGNEKSIYLGLSLYAFGLLLFAFATQGWMMFAFLIPYCLGGICGPSLQSVISGHVPPNQQGELQGALTSLMSLTTVVGPLIMNSTFAYFTSARAPFYFPGMHFLIGAVCMMLSVIITYKVLTREKRENPELANVIKGSAPMGETPMH encoded by the coding sequence ATGCATACCACTTCCAAAAAAGCTGCGATTAGCTTTATTTTTATCACTTTGCTGATTGATGTGATGGGTTGGGGGCTGATCATTCCGGTGATGGCTGATCTGATTGCCCAACTGAAGCACATTCCGGTCAACGAAGCCAGTACCTACGGCGCCCTGTTATTATCTGTTTTTGCCATCACACAGTTTTTATTTGCCCCGGTAATCGGTAACCTGAGCGACCGCTATGGCCGCCGCCCGGTGTTGCTGCTGTCCCTGCTGGGCTTCGGTATCGACTACATCATCCTGGCACTGGCGCCTCACTACGGATGGTTGTTCATCGGCCGCGTGATAGCCGGTATTACCGGCGCCAGTTTTACCACCGCCACCGCGTACATCGCAGACGTGAGCACCGACGAAACGTCCAAAGCCAAAAACTTCGGGCTTATCGGCGCCGCTTTTGGTCTCGGGTTCGTGTTAGGACCGGCGCTGGGCGCGCTGCTGGCCACCTGGGGCATCCGCGCACCGTTTTACGCTGCTGCCGCGCTCTGTTTGCTCAACTGCCTCTATGGTTATTTCCTGCTGCCGGAATCGCTGGCCAAAGAAAACCGCCGGCCGTTTGAGTGGAAACGGGCCAACCCGTTTGGCTCCCTGAAGTTCCTGACCCATCACCCCGAAATCGGCGGACTGGCATTCAGCTTCTTCCTGATTTACCTTGGCAGCCAGGCGGTACAGGGTAACTGGAACTTCTTCACCATCTACCGTTTCAACTGGAGCGAGAAAATGGTAGGTATCTCCCTGGCCGTGGTAGGCGTGCTGGTAGGTGCCGTGCAGGCAGGGCTCACCCGCGTCATTAATCCGAAAATCGGCAATGAAAAGAGTATCTACCTGGGACTGTCATTATACGCCTTCGGCCTGTTGCTGTTTGCCTTTGCCACGCAGGGCTGGATGATGTTCGCCTTCCTGATACCTTACTGCCTTGGCGGTATCTGCGGACCTTCCCTTCAGTCAGTGATCTCGGGCCATGTGCCGCCCAACCAGCAGGGAGAACTACAGGGGGCGCTGACCAGCCTTATGAGCCTGACCACCGTGGTAGGCCCGCTGATCATGAACAGCACCTTTGCTTATTTCACCTCTGCCCGGGCGCCATTCTACTTCCCCGGCATGCACTTCCTGATCGGAGCAGTATGTATGATGCTCAGCGTCATCATCACGTACAAGGTGCTGACCCGCGAAAAAAGGGAGAACCCCGAACTGGCCAATGTGATCAAAGGTTCCGCTCCCATGGGTGAAACACCCATGCACTGA